GCCCTGggggaaaagaggagggaaagagggtCATGGAGGGAGACGGAGAGCTAAACCAAGAGAGCGTCAgaaacacaatacacatttttggAGGCTGGTACTGGCCAGCTCAGATCTTAAATCAAGATGGACTTTAGAATGCAACAAAGAAACTGAGAGTGGAGAGCAGAACCAGCATAGTGCAGTAACTGTGTTTTGAAAACAGGCAGAACTACGCTGGAATCCTAGCTCTGACACTGAGTAACTTCAAGGCCCTGGTGCAGGCATTTAACTTTTttaagcctcagattcctcatctgtaaaatagtgacAATACCCATCTCCCCAAACTGCTAGTTTTAGCACAATCCCTGACACTTAGAAAACGTTCAGTAAGTGGTAGCTGTTAACATCATGTGGGAAACACGACAGCACAAACGGGGGAGAGAATGTTTCTAATCCTGACTGATAAGACCTTTGGTCAAACCATCtcatccccacccctacccctaaAATCTGTTATGAAGTTGAAGGAAAGGACCAGAAACAGAACAAGAAAGACAATTTTCTCTTCTCCCCGCGGCTTATGCAAAGTAGAGACATTGGAGGGGCAGAGCAGAGCACCTAAAGGAGCTACTAGGAATTACCCCCGCCACCAACCACCATTCACCTGAGTATTTGACTTCCTTCGCTTCTTTTCTGGGCTCTTCATTTGCAGACCTGGAAAAGTAGTAAAACGCAGACACAAGTTTCCCTGAAGTTTCCCCAACCTCCTCTCTCGCAGCCATGATATAAGGAACTCTTCTAACTTCATTATACTCTTGTTTATTTACTTCACAGATACTAACAATGGtgcactttgaaaaataaattggacgCTACACTCTCAGCTGCCTCTTCCTTCAAATGAGACGCCCCATCTCTTGATACCCTCAGACTCCCAAGTGGCTCCTGAACTCCAGGTGCCCCAAACTCTAGGATCCGCAATCTGTGAACCCCTGCCCGCAACCCCTGGAGGGCTTCACCCACCCATCCTTTTCACCTGAGCCTCCCCGCCCTTCAGAGTCCTCAGCCAGAGGACCACCACCTCCCCCGCCCGCCAGCCCTCCCTCCGAGCTCCCCGACTTCTCGGCCTCgccagccccaggccccctcAGCGGTCTCACCGGCCTTGCCCTGTTTCCTCCCGGTGCTGGGTGGCGCAGGGGGCGGTGCGGGGCCGCCACCTCCCTCCAGCTTGTCCGGTGGGGGCGGCGCCGAGGCGGCCATGGAGTGGGGGACCGGGGTCAGCGGCGGCGGGGGACGGACGCGCCCTGGGGTTGCACCATGGCCcggaaggggaggctggggcgGCGCAGGCCCCCGCGCTGCAGCAAGCCGGAGGTGCGGCGAGGCGGGGTCGGCGAGCCCGGGGGCCAACTGCACTCTCGCCCAGCCTTACCGCCCGCCCGCGGCCGCAGCCACAGGAACCGGAACTCGGCGTGGCAGCCACCACTGCGCACGGCAAGGAGGGGGAGCGAGGCCCGGGTCACACCCTCCCCCGAGCGCCGGGCGGGCAGGGCGGTACCAAGGCACGACCCTGGGGCGGGGGGCCGTCCCAAGCCCGGGAGCGCCGCGTGCCCGCTTACTAGGGCAGACGGCGGCCGTGGGCTCTGCGGCTGGGCCGTACCATCCCCCGCCGAGGGGCCGCCGCAGAGGTGCGCGAGGGCGTGAGCGCGCGCCTGGGAAGCCCGAGCCGCATGGGGTTCGGCCGGCCGCGATCCCACCCCGCCGCCGCGGCCCCAGTTGCAGACACGAACATCTCCTTGGATGATggccccgccctccccaccccgccgcGCCCTCCCGGCGCCCCTCCTCCGCGAGGAGGCGCGACCCGAGCGAGGCCAGGTGGGCCGGGCCGCACCGCGCCCCGAGGCTGCCTCGGCCTCCCGCCGCGGGGGGCCCACAGCCAACAATAGGCAGCGACAGGGACCAGGAAGCCGAGGTAGAAGAAATATGGACTTTAATGAAGATTCTTTCCCTTTGGTATAAGTGAGACCCGTGAAAAcatccaaacaaaaagaaaagaaaaaaaagggaggtgaGGATTTAGATAGTCCACGCTCCCTTATCCACAAGGCCTAATGACAGAGCAGGACCGGCTCCTCTGTCGTTGAGGCAGGACCCGGCCTGGAGAAGGGATTCAATAACTGCAGGTTTTAAGTGTCCCcaagcccccgcccgccccgtgTGAAACTAACAGCCATTCAGCCAAACTTCTGCCTCCCAGCCTCGCGGTGGGAGGTCCAAGTTTCTCTAGTCCTAGCTCACACTCGGCCTCTGGTCTCTCAGAAAAGATAACGCTACCGGCAAAGGCCAGGGTGAGGAAAATGCCAATAGTTGTAAAAGGGCTTTGAAAAGTCAAAAAGGTGATGTATAAATGGATTATTATCATTTTGTGCTCAGGAATAAGCTATGGAAAACAAATTAGTAAAGTAAATCTACAGCcctaaaatatatgcatataaaataaaaaacgcAGTTCCAAATCTACCGATGGTATCTGAGGATTGTCTACTGCTTTAGAGTCTCAGTGCCCCTGTTCCCACCTCCACAAAATCCACCTAGGATGACACTTCAGtcatccccccaccaccccagcaGGGGGAGGCAGGGCAGAGGCTACAGGAGGAAGGGTTGTACTTTGGCTCTAGAGTATAACATGCATGCAACATGGGGGGGGATGGACTTGCCAAATGTATATATAGACCCCCTGGGGTGAGGGGCCCCACCCAAGAGGCACTGAGCAAGAGGCAGGTCCATCTCCCCACTGGCTGGGAGGGGGCTTTAAGGCAATCTCTAAGGGCTGCATATCCCGGTGGAGAGGGGACAGCTGCCACTCCTGCCTCTGTTCACCCAACCTAAAGGGGAGGGGGTACTGAGCAAGGAGAGGATGGGGTCCCAGAAGCCAAGGTGTCAGCACCCCCATGCTTGACTTCAGGGCCCCAAGAACTCTTTGCATAAAATATCTTCAGACCTAGCAGATGGTCAAAGGCACAAAGTTTAAACGCTGGGAGGGAGGGTTGTTGAGAGGGGTCTGGGGTACCCTGAGCCCAGGGGTAGACTAAGGGTGTGATTCATTCCCCTTCCCTGGAAGGGTGATTGCTCCACTGGGCCTATCACCACAGGACATTTTCCATTACAAGGAGGCATACTGCCCAGGCCTCCAGCACCCACCTTGGGGAAGGGGGTATCAAGTTGGCACAGGAAAGGCCCAGGGAAGGGGGCCACTCTGTACATTAATACTTTGGTGAGGTTTGGGGAAAAGCAGGACTCTACCCCTGGCTCCTGACTCAAACCCTCTCACTCAGCTGGACGCTGAACCCAATGTCCACACTACCCCCATCCCTACACAAGGCCAAGCCCACAGAACACTCCCAAGTGAGGTCCCGAGAATTGGGCAATAGGGTGGAAGGGGTCACAGGGCATCTTCTAGGAGAGAGCACTGGGACAGATCACAGCTTCCGCTCCACAGGTTGCTGGAGACACAGTTCGCTGCCCGCAGAGATGATGGGCAAGTGATTGTCCATGTGGTAGCTGATGAGGTGACTGACACTCTCAAAGCGGTGATCCTTTGTCCGAACCTGCGAAGTGGGAAGGGAGAAGGTCAATTCAGGTGAAGAGTCAAATAAGACCTCAGTCCCCAAAGCTGAGGAAGCTGGAATGTTCAAGAGGGTCGAGGCAGGAGAAAAAGATGGCAGAAGCGGGAGGGCCGTCAGTCCTGATCATTGAGGCTTCTCTAGAAAGAGGAGCTGGAGATAGCCGTGGGAATGGGCAGGTCAGTGAACTGGGAAAAGGCAGAGGGGACATCAGCCCAGAAATCATGAAGCTGAGGGATAGCTACTCCTCCCCTGACCTGGAAGAAGGTGGTATGTCTCAGAAGAGGATACACAGTACAAAAAAGACATGCGAAGGAGGCTGAGGTTGCTATAGAAAAGAGACCAAAGTTATGAGGGGCAGAGGGACAGTGCAGACAGAAGACAGAGCACTGGTCTGAGCCCTGAGTCTGGAGAAGCTGGGGAGGCCCCTGGCTCCTCTTGAGAGAGGAGATTTGGGGTGCCTAGCCTCTAACCATCTGACATTGAGCATCACAACCTCTTAAGGAtggttttctcatttgtcaaaAGAGGGACTAAGGTGACATGTGCACCTTCCAGCACTTGTGGGCATAAAGTTTGGGGATTGGCCGGGACTGAAGGGAAAACAGCTCAAGTTCAGGGATGTGAGAAGGGAAGGAACCCTAAGCCACTAGAGGGGGAATGCCAGGCACCTTGAGAGCAGGGGAGGCTCAGGTAGAGGTGCCCAGCAGGTAAAGTCTAGGAAGCAGTGAGGCAGGAACAGGGCTGCACAGGAGGGTACTGCATCTTCCTTTCTGCCTCACCCACCCATACCCCTGCGATACTCACCACACCCTCAGGGTCCACCAGTAGCAGGTGCTTGGGCTGCCCACTCTGCAGGCCAGTGAGCACATACTGGCCAGGCGTGGTCGTGCTTTCCCGCACCAGGAAGTCCCCGTTGAGCTGTAGCAGTGCCTCGGCCTCCCGCCGGCTCAGCTTCCCGTGAAACCAGGGCTCCCCTCGGAGCTGCTCAGCCATGGCCACCAACTGGGGAGGTGGAGGCACCCGCAGGGCATCTTCAAAGGGCTCTGGGGGTACAGAGAGAGGGCTAGAAGAGGCAGCTGGCACAACACATGCTCAAGAGCCAGACCCTCAGGGAGGGGAggccaggaagaaaagaggaggaacCAAGTGGGAAGACGCAGATGCAGGAAGGAGAGGGGCACACTCACTCATGTCAAAGAGGTCTCGGGGCGCGCTGCCATTGATGGCAGGATTGGGGGGCCCGGCCCCACTGCCTGCTTGCCGTGCCTTGTCTAGGTTCTGGACATTGACATAGGAGGGATCATCAAAGAGCTCTCTGCCTGCTGAGGAAAGGGAGGCTTTACAGTGATCCCCGCCCTGCTTCTCACACCCCACTCTGCCCCTCTCAGCTCCCTTCATACCTGGGCAGGGTGGCGGGGGCAGCATCTGTTTGCGGGCTTCTGGGTCTCCTCCAACAGGCTGCCCCACTGGCTGAAGGGACAAAAATAGGGTGAGACCAGAGGCCCTAACCAGACGCTGCCATCCTGGGCCCAGCCCACCTTCCTGCAAGCAACTTACCAGCGTGGCTCCCAGGTGGCTAGGGGTCTGGGCACTGGGTGGAGTGGGTCGAGCAGCCCCCTGGGGGACTCCTTCCCGAAGTCTCATGTCCACCACCCCCCCAAGAGGGGGTTCCTTCCCAGGGAAGTCATTATAGTACTGATGGTCAGGtggctcttcttcctcctcatccCAAGCTGAGCCATCAAAGCCAGCCATCCTGGGAGggacaggaggaagagaagagcatGGGTAAGAGGATGGAGAACAGACAGAACAGCGGTCACATACTGGGCATTCCCTGAGGGGTAGGCCTGAGGCTGGGTGtttcatatatataatcatttcatCCTCCTGgcaaccctataaggtaggtattattcccTTCTtcgattttatagatgaggaaaatgagggtcGGGGTAAAAGGATTTAGGTCTCAACTAAAAGGTGGTGGAGCTGAGATGTGAATTCGGATTTGTCTTTAAAGTCATGCCCTTGATCATTAAGCTGtctcccaagagggagggggagcaGTAAGTACAGGGGAGGGGGGTGCTCCAGAATCATTTAACCTCCTCTAAATACTCAATATTACTGGTCTGAGGTGGGAAAGGTAAGGATCTCAGGAAAGAGCCATCCTCCCTCACCCAAATTCTTGACGGCTTctagaggcaagaaaatgaagaACTAAACTAAATATAGAGAAATGCACAAAAGGACAGACCAGCAATGAGATGGCTTGGAAAAGAAAAGCCCATCTAGCCAGGGAAGAGCTGCAGCGTGGACGTCCTGGACTACAGCTCCACCACGGGCACACGACAGGAAGAGTTGGCCCTGCAGCAGGCAGGGCCTCGAAAGACCTTCCTGATGGCCACAGGAAACTTAAGAATAGCAGGAAGTGGGAAGCAGGGGCGCACAGGTTATTTCCTtccctgaacctctctgagctcaaGTGTGGGAAGAGCAGACCTACTTTTCCAATTCCGGTCTGGGGCCCAAGAGCTGGCCGCCCCCCAACCCTGGCCCACTCACCTGTCATGGGGGGTGACCAGCTTGGGCGGGTTCCTGAGGTATTGTTTGAAACGCAACTCGAAGGCCTGGCCAATGGTGCTGATGACGTCCTGAGCAAGCCCTTCGGGACACTCCAGGATGTGGcaggctggggacacagcagaggCCATCAGAGAGCTCGGGGGCAGCGTGGCCAGGAGGAGGCGCAGAGGCCCTTGTCGTCTGTCCTCCACAGCCAGGAGCCGCCGGGTCCTGCTCACCTACCTCTCGGACAGCTGGCCCCACCCAGTGCTCCCCACCACGCCTCACCTCTCTGATTCACCGGGTCTTTGGCAACATAGGCGACATACTCGGCTGTGTCCTGGGGTGGACAGAGTCAGAAGAGGCCAGTTAGCTAAACTTCATAGCCCCACCTCACTCCTGACCCCTCAAACCCAGTCCTCTTCAGATATCACCTCAATCCTAGCACGCTCTATTCTCTAGCCAGTGTCTTCCCAACCCCTAGCCCCGTACTCTTCTCCCACCACCCGTGCTCATCCCCCAACTCACCGGGTCCCCGCCAGACGCAAACGAGATGGATTGCATGTGGTGGTTGGCGATGATCTGAGGGTTAGGGCAGGggatggagaaggaagggaatgaCGTGTATCAGGCAGCCTCAGGGCCCACTGGGCGCCCCCCACCATTGGCCCAGGACCCTGGGGTCCCAGTCTCATCCTTTTGGCTTCTCAACCCATGTCCTCCTAATCTCCTCCTTCCCTACCGTCCTGATGCTCCCAAGCCTTCCCTCCGAGCTTCTTGCCCTCATAACCCTCATAACCGGGTCCTCACTTAGCCCTCCCATCAATGCTTCTGGTCCTGCCGCCCTAGTCCACCAACCTGTTTGCAGTCTGCGGCCATGAGGTTGAGGCTGCTGGTGGAGACGGTGAGAGTGATTGGCATTCCAGCAAATTTCAGGTTACTCCTCCCCAGGATGGAGCTGAGTGGACGGCTACAGGGCTAGGGAAGGGCCCGAGGATCTCAGAAGCTGGGGACTCCCCGCACACTCCTGCCTCCTGGCCTCCTCCCCGCATGCCCCGCACCAGCCTTCTCCCTGCTCCTCCACCTCTCCCGGCAGCGCCCCTAGCCCCATCGACCCCAGCTACCTTTCTCCTCCTTGTTGCCCCCTTGGCACCCGGCACAGCGTCACACACCAGACTGATGGCCTCCCTGGGGAAAGAGGGGTACTCAGACCCACAACCTGCCTCCCACCCGGCTGGAGCTgccacagggctgggggaggggaaggccagGCCAGACTCCAGGGGCACTCCAGGCTCTTTGTCGTGGCGGATTGAATTAAGGGCCTTTAATATTTGATGACACTGAGAGGCTGCTTCCTGGCTGATTGGGTTAGAGCCTCAGTGGGTCTGGGCCCACCCCCTTCCAGCTACCAAATGTCCCATCCCCTTCCCAAAGGCAGCAGCAACCTTCCATCTACCCCCATTTTCCACTCAGGCTCCAGCTGCCAGCTGCCTCTGCCACCTCCCCCACAACCCCCCAGGCTGCATAAGCAAGAAGGAGCCAGGTCAGAGTTGCCTCTCTTCATTGAGACTTCGACTCCCTTCCCTAACTTTCTCTCAATCCCCTTCACCACCCAAAGATGAGCCATCACTAGTGCCACTGCCAAGTGacccactcccccctcccctcacaAATCCCAGGACCCCCACactccgccccccgccccaccaacCTGGTGACCTGCGTCCGGGTGTTGAAGTCCAGGGCACGCATTGACTGCAGGACCTCCACACAGCCCATGTACTGAGGGGAGGGACGGGAGGAGAACAGTCAgccgcctccccccacctcttcaCAAAGAACCCCAGGACTCTTCCCTGCTTGTTCCGTAAGGTTGCAGAAGTTCTGCCCACTGCCCGTGGATACATCCCACGACATGCAGAACAACAGGGTGAGGAGAGAAGGCAAGTTTGGGGGACCTCATGCATGTGGGAAGAGAATTCGGAGGGGAGTGACAGGCACTGGGTGGGATGGAGTGACATCTCCAGAAAGGGGGAGGAGACTGGAGGGGACAGTCAAGAGTCACTCATTCCAACACTTACTAAGGGCTTGTGCTGGGCTTTGTGCTAAGCatggcagggtgggggtgggggagtcacAAGAAGGAAGGGGCCCCAgacagagctggaagggaagggGTGAAAGAATCAGAGAAGGGGCAAGAAAGGTTTAAGAAACAGGACACAGAAACCAAGGGAGTTGCTGgggaagagcaggaaaaaaaagactagtgAGCAGAGGAACTGGatggagggagtgggagggaggatgtTCACTCACCCGAACCAAGTAGGAAACCCCGGGTCCCATGACTTTGTCGTTGGGATGCAGCCAGCCCCGCGTGGGCTTATTGACAAAGCTCCCGTGGCGGGTCCACTCCTCGCCCCCCAGCTGGCCCCCTTCCACCCGAGTCCTGCGCCCGCCGCCTCCACTCAGCTTGTTCATgtcctggaggaggggcagggggcctGAGTCCGGCATGGCTGCCCCTACGATCCCCTCCCCATCCTCGGCTGCCCTTCCTGGCTCCCCCTTCGGCCCCAGGCGCCCCCCAGCCGGGTTGGCCAGCTTCAGGTTGCTCATCCGGGGGAAGAAGGAGCACAGGGTAGTGGGACTATCGTCCCCAGGCAGAGGTGGCAGCATGGGCCCCAGAGACGAGGCTGATGGGGAAGGCAGCTCCTCCGGTGGGGTGGACCCTGAAGCTCCCTCCTCCAGCGATGACAGAGACTCATTCCGAAGTGGGTTGTACTTGGGCTTGGGGGGCAGGAGATCCATGGCTGGAGTGAGAGGAAGGCTGCTGCCCAGCCTGGCCCCCCTGCCAGTCAGGGCAAGGGGGCCAGGCAGGGGGCATCCCAGGCCCTTAGCCTGATCGGACCTCTCTGGCCCAGGGATCTCAAGGgtcctggggagggagagggacaagTGGCTCTGGCTCCCCAGGCTCAGACCCAGAGAGTTTCAGGCCCCATCCCCGCCCAGCGTGGAGCCTCTTCTCTAGCTGTGAGGAGAACGGGCTGGACCTAGAGCTGACTGGCTCCTCCCCAGGGGCGGGAAGCTAAGGGGAGAGACCAATCCCGAGGACAGTGCTGACTCACAGGCTCTGAGGGGCTAAGCCTCCAGCACTGCCCCAACCCAGAACTCTTACAGGGCAGAGCGATCCATGCccgcgccccccccaccccgccccggtaCAAACAGCAAGTAATCTGGAGAGGAATaaagtgggagtgggagggaaggatggaggagtgagaaggaaaggagggtggCAAGAGGAGGTCTGCATCAATCCAAACCAGACATGGGCAGGCCAAAGGGAGCAGGAAACTAAGGGAGGGCAGTGGGGGGAATgagggaggaaacagaggcagctgggggtgggaaagggaggggattCCTGAGCTCAGCAATTCCCTTCCTGTCCTAGTTGAACACTCaaactccctcctcctccaggcccgGCCACCCCCGGCGACCCCCCACCACTATCACACATGGGGTGGCCCCAGGG
The genomic region above belongs to Phocoena sinus isolate mPhoSin1 chromosome 1, mPhoSin1.pri, whole genome shotgun sequence and contains:
- the SHC1 gene encoding SHC-transforming protein 1 isoform X4, whose translation is MNKLSGGGGRRTRVEGGQLGGEEWTRHGSFVNKPTRGWLHPNDKVMGPGVSYLVRYMGCVEVLQSMRALDFNTRTQVTREAISLVCDAVPGAKGATRRRKPCSRPLSSILGRSNLKFAGMPITLTVSTSSLNLMAADCKQIIANHHMQSISFASGGDPDTAEYVAYVAKDPVNQRACHILECPEGLAQDVISTIGQAFELRFKQYLRNPPKLVTPHDRMAGFDGSAWDEEEEEPPDHQYYNDFPGKEPPLGGVVDMRLREGVPQGAARPTPPSAQTPSHLGATLPVGQPVGGDPEARKQMLPPPPCPGRELFDDPSYVNVQNLDKARQAGSGAGPPNPAINGSAPRDLFDMKPFEDALRVPPPPQLVAMAEQLRGEPWFHGKLSRREAEALLQLNGDFLVRESTTTPGQYVLTGLQSGQPKHLLLVDPEGVVRTKDHRFESVSHLISYHMDNHLPIISAGSELCLQQPVERKL
- the SHC1 gene encoding SHC-transforming protein 1 isoform X3, whose translation is MNKLSGGGGRRTRVEGGQLGGEEWTRHGSFVNKPTRGWLHPNDKVMGPGVSYLVRYMGCVEVLQSMRALDFNTRTQVTREAISLVCDAVPGAKGATRRRKPCSRPLSSILGRSNLKFAGMPITLTVSTSSLNLMAADCKQIIANHHMQSISFASGGDPDTAEYVAYVAKDPVNQRACHILECPEGLAQDVISTIGQAFELRFKQYLRNPPKLVTPHDRMAGFDGSAWDEEEEEPPDHQYYNDFPGKEPPLGGVVDMRLREGVPQGAARPTPPSAQTPSHLGATLPVGQPVGGDPEARKQMLPPPPCPAGRELFDDPSYVNVQNLDKARQAGSGAGPPNPAINGSAPRDLFDMKPFEDALRVPPPPQLVAMAEQLRGEPWFHGKLSRREAEALLQLNGDFLVRESTTTPGQYVLTGLQSGQPKHLLLVDPEGVVRTKDHRFESVSHLISYHMDNHLPIISAGSELCLQQPVERKL
- the SHC1 gene encoding SHC-transforming protein 1 isoform X6 is translated as MGCVEVLQSMRALDFNTRTQVTREAISLVCDAVPGAKGATRRRKPCSRPLSSILGRSNLKFAGMPITLTVSTSSLNLMAADCKQIIANHHMQSISFASGGDPDTAEYVAYVAKDPVNQRACHILECPEGLAQDVISTIGQAFELRFKQYLRNPPKLVTPHDRMAGFDGSAWDEEEEEPPDHQYYNDFPGKEPPLGGVVDMRLREGVPQGAARPTPPSAQTPSHLGATLPVGQPVGGDPEARKQMLPPPPCPGRELFDDPSYVNVQNLDKARQAGSGAGPPNPAINGSAPRDLFDMKPFEDALRVPPPPQLVAMAEQLRGEPWFHGKLSRREAEALLQLNGDFLVRESTTTPGQYVLTGLQSGQPKHLLLVDPEGVVRTKDHRFESVSHLISYHMDNHLPIISAGSELCLQQPVERKL
- the SHC1 gene encoding SHC-transforming protein 1 isoform X5, with translation MGCVEVLQSMRALDFNTRTQVTREAISLVCDAVPGAKGATRRRKPCSRPLSSILGRSNLKFAGMPITLTVSTSSLNLMAADCKQIIANHHMQSISFASGGDPDTAEYVAYVAKDPVNQRACHILECPEGLAQDVISTIGQAFELRFKQYLRNPPKLVTPHDRMAGFDGSAWDEEEEEPPDHQYYNDFPGKEPPLGGVVDMRLREGVPQGAARPTPPSAQTPSHLGATLPVGQPVGGDPEARKQMLPPPPCPAGRELFDDPSYVNVQNLDKARQAGSGAGPPNPAINGSAPRDLFDMKPFEDALRVPPPPQLVAMAEQLRGEPWFHGKLSRREAEALLQLNGDFLVRESTTTPGQYVLTGLQSGQPKHLLLVDPEGVVRTKDHRFESVSHLISYHMDNHLPIISAGSELCLQQPVERKL
- the SHC1 gene encoding SHC-transforming protein 1 isoform X2, giving the protein MDLLPPKPKYNPLRNESLSSLEEGASGSTPPEELPSPSASSLGPMLPPLPGDDSPTTLCSFFPRMSNLKLANPAGGRLGPKGEPGRAAEDGEGIVGAAMPDSGPLPLLQDMNKLSGGGGRRTRVEGGQLGGEEWTRHGSFVNKPTRGWLHPNDKVMGPGVSYLVRYMGCVEVLQSMRALDFNTRTQVTREAISLVCDAVPGAKGATRRRKPCSRPLSSILGRSNLKFAGMPITLTVSTSSLNLMAADCKQIIANHHMQSISFASGGDPDTAEYVAYVAKDPVNQRACHILECPEGLAQDVISTIGQAFELRFKQYLRNPPKLVTPHDRMAGFDGSAWDEEEEEPPDHQYYNDFPGKEPPLGGVVDMRLREGVPQGAARPTPPSAQTPSHLGATLPVGQPVGGDPEARKQMLPPPPCPAGRELFDDPSYVNVQNLDKARQAGSGAGPPNPAINGSAPRDLFDMKPFEDALRVPPPPQLVAMAEQLRGEPWFHGKLSRREAEALLQLNGDFLVRESTTTPGQYVLTGLQSGQPKHLLLVDPEGVVRTKDHRFESVSHLISYHMDNHLPIISAGSELCLQQPVERKL
- the SHC1 gene encoding SHC-transforming protein 1 isoform X1, with amino-acid sequence MDLLPPKPKYNPLRNESLSSLEEGASGSTPPEELPSPSASSLGPMLPPLPGDDSPTTLCSFFPRMSNLKLANPAGGRLGPKGEPGRAAEDGEGIVGAAMPDSGPLPLLQDMNKLSGGGGRRTRVEGGQLGGEEWTRHGSFVNKPTRGWLHPNDKVMGPGVSYLVRYMGCVEVLQSMRALDFNTRTQVTREAISLVCDAVPGAKGATRRRKPCSRPLSSILGRSNLKFAGMPITLTVSTSSLNLMAADCKQIIANHHMQSISFASGGDPDTAEYVAYVAKDPVNQRACHILECPEGLAQDVISTIGQAFELRFKQYLRNPPKLVTPHDRMAGFDGSAWDEEEEEPPDHQYYNDFPGKEPPLGGVVDMRLREGVPQGAARPTPPSAQTPSHLGATLPVGQPVGGDPEARKQMLPPPPCPGRELFDDPSYVNVQNLDKARQAGSGAGPPNPAINGSAPRDLFDMKPFEDALRVPPPPQLVAMAEQLRGEPWFHGKLSRREAEALLQLNGDFLVRESTTTPGQYVLTGLQSGQPKHLLLVDPEGVVRTKDHRFESVSHLISYHMDNHLPIISAGSELCLQQPVERKL